A window of the Ogataea parapolymorpha DL-1 chromosome V, whole genome shotgun sequence genome harbors these coding sequences:
- a CDS encoding putative membrane protein, which yields MLKTSFQRKLVIVQSSLLLLSFLFQLIALLSVPLTQSIYLCKFEGYKFGVFGLCDANSCTEPSLGYNPSQLTNLGGFSLPSNARHSISYLLVVHPISLIFTFIQMTLTLLLLNPRFSSSSKFLLTVLLWSLPTFLLSLLSFLVDLILFIPHLEWCGWTILMSALCTAICGTMLCITRRTITSREEYLLLDNRMGNMYRLDDLHKDPNQSVISTLAPTLLRSRASSSMYTQDPDMLSDDELISIDSDRRVDLRSNVS from the coding sequence ATGTTGAAAACATCGTTCCAGCGAAAACTGGTCATTGTTCAGTCCAgtctgttgctgctgtcATTTTTGTTTCAGCTCATAGCTTTACTGTCCGTCCCGCTCACACAGTCGATCTACCTCTGCAAGTTCGAGGGCTACAAATTTGGGGTTTTCGGCCTCTGCGACGCGAACTCGTGCACAGAACCCAGTCTGGGCTATAACCCGTCCCAGCTCACGAATTTGGGGGGCTTCTCGCTGCCCTCTAACGCAAGACACAGCATTAGCTATCTCCTGGTCGTGCATCCCATCTCGCTCATATTCACCTTTATCCAGATGACGCTGAcgctcctgctgctcaatCCACgcttctccagctcctccaagTTCCTGCTGACTGTGCTTCTGTGGTCCCTGCCCACCTTCCTGCTGTCTTTGCTATCCTTTCTCGTCGACCTCATTCTGTTCATCCCGCACCTCGAATGGTGCGGCTGGACAATCCTGATGTCTGCCTTGTGCACTGCCATCTGCGGCACGATGCTGTGCATCACACGAAGGACCATCACGTCACGTGAGGAGTATCTGTTGCTCGATAACCGCATGGGCAATATGTACCGTCTCGATGACCTCCACAAGGACCCCAACCAGTCGGTGATATCCACGCTGGCTCCCACGCTGCTGCGCTCGCGAGCGTCGAGCTCAATGTACACCCAGGACCCCGACATGctcagcgacgacgagcttatctcgatcgactcggaccgacgcgtcgatctgcGCTCCAACGTGTCATga